The sequence acatatctagactcattttgtgtgactttccaaaaatacccccaatatttacgcgcggctcgccccatcccgtctgacttcgcatattccatactatgcgaagtctgcgaagtaaatgtttgggtttgcttgatgaatttagttcgcatatgcgaagcctggatgtgttttgaagctaattcgcgaagtagtatataacaaaaaagggcaaacaacaacggattataacattcaaatcataacattatcaaaatttacaaaaagattgccacaataacaacattcaaatcataacattatcaaaatttacaacaagattgccacaataactaatctggtaccaattttgaaacgaagattactcatccgctttaaaattggcaccggattaagttaggtccactttgaagattggcaccataggatggacgtgtcccatggtgcaccccgagattgacacaatctctcctaacgaatcatttcaggagtgaatgtgtcaatcttggggaagttcatccctatacaggaaggaaaatcatcttccctgcagctcagtacgccgccttccagaaagggatgttacgtattcaaccatctacagaaaaaattaaccgtgttagttatgaaaaaggacgattttggattcgcgaaatgaaaattagcgaagcatgcgaatgtaaatgtgcatgggaagaggtgattttacttcgcataacgattctttcgcgaagtctgcgaggtctgaaatgtgactatctacgtcgcatatcgatgctttcgcgaagtctgcgaggtctgaaacgtaaggatctattcgcagacttcgcgaactaatagattcgcgaggtagatccatacgtttcagactctttctcttcgcataaCGTCGCAAAttcatcgattcgcgaagtagatcatcaagtttcaggctcgttctcttcgcagatctccgcgaattcatcgactacgcgaagtgaattcatggaaAACGCAGGAAAAacagcagatacttacatttttcgctccTAACagtatgataaactgggaagagcgacggaaataacgtagaataaccatttctggaatggtaacaagaagaaagaaatcaattaacgaacaggaagatgaagaaccatggcttcgttttctaggatgaGGAAGTtgtagaatcaagagatgaaaagagaacttcattgtgatttggaaacatggtgcagatttcatgcaatttaaaggcaaataggaagatcaaaagtcttcaaatcattaatggaggagccaaaccGTTTTCGCGCACCAAGGAGAACAGGGGAGAGAAACCGATAGAGtgaggggaagtgggaagggtaGGGGTATtacgggaaagtcacacaaaatgagtctagatatgtaataggttgagtaaatgggttaaatatgtaaatgggcctcccatttgacctagttttgtaattttcccttcttTTAATgtttatttactaatggtttgaaaccgaaataaaatattaacctaCCAAATAATTGGTTAATCGATTAGtagttaaccgaatttaatggactagtgTATTTAAAAAACCGATAAAATGattaaccgaccgaattaaccttaataGATTGGTTAACCTTAATAGATTGGTTAACCGACCATGTACAATGTACATCCCTAATAAAATcgtaacataaaagtcactaaATTATATCAAAAGACTATTATTACTGTTaacccactttttttttttactttcatAGATTCCTTATTTTATCTATCAACTCCTCCTTCTTTTACCGTTTTATCTTTTTGTCTCTCAATAtatttgttttctctttttcatccatgTCTCTCTTGTCTGCTAAAAATTGATAAAAGTTCAATGATCacgggtgtaatttaccctccaAATTAGGTTTTGGTCCGCGCTCAGATATATATAATCTCTCCGCCGTTTTCCTTGGGCAGTTCGAGACATCGCATCTCTTCACTTCCCTCTGAGAATGGGTGTTTTCAGGGTAAGGTTATAGGAAGAATCTCCTCTCTTATTTGATCGAATAACTATGATTTCATAGGAATTGGGTTTATGGATTTCTTTTGTGGATGCAGTTTCACCAGTATCAGGTTGTTGGAAGAGGTTTGCCTACTGAGGCTGATGAGCATCCCAAGATCTACCGGATGAAGCTTTGGGCCACTAATGAGGTTCGAGCAAAGTCCAAGTTCTGGTAAGCtctttttaactttttcaaTTTCGGAAATGAATTGTGTTGTATTTCACAGGCATTTGCTAATTGATCGTTCTTTTCGTCAAACAGGTATTTTCTTAGGAAACTCAAGAAGGTTAAGAAGAGCAACGGCCAAGTTCTTGCTATAAATGAGGTATGCGTCACGAGAATCTGGTTTCTAAATAGAACAATTGATGATCTGATAGATTTTTTATGATAGAATACTGCTAGCCtaattgttttttgtttttgtttttttgctgTACATATTATGTATGATTCGTGGAAACAAAATTTTTGGTTTGCTGTGATGGACCTGCTCTTTGATATTTAGCCGCCTATGCCTGTGTTTTGAGAGTTAGGTTGAACTGGTTGAAGCAATACTATcttgtgttttttttcttccatatATCTCCCTCTGCTATTCCACAGCTTTTGGATAACAATGAAGCAACTGTACTTTCTATGATGTGTTTGAACCTTATGATTTGTATTTCTATCTGTTGGTGTCTTTTTTGGTTTTAAAAACATGTTAATTGTTGTTTTTGCAGAAATTTTGTTCTGCAACCATATAACTATTTGCTGAAGTTGTATGCTTGTTTTGAGATTTAAATTGAATTAGTGCCTGAAGCTTCACTATCTGGTCAATGTGGATATTTTTCATTCCCATTTGACTCATTCCCTCAAAGCAACAACACTTGTTGTTTTTTTGCCATATATTTCCTAGGAGCTAACCTCCTGCCGGTGACTTCCTCATGGCTCCGCAGGAGAAGAAAGAAGGTCCGGGCTCTTTTGTTTTCGCTTTCCCCCTTTCTTGTCCTTCCATAAACCTTATCTGTACTGCTAACTCTTTCATTGCTAGCTGGACCTGTACTGCTAACCAATGAATTACTAGCTGTGGCCGCATTTCTAGCATTTACAGAAAATGTGTAAACTCTTGCATCGCTAGCTCGATTGCTAACTATTTCATCGCTAGCTGGACAGCATTTTCTAGCTTATTTCTGTAAACCCCTCTGTCTTTGCTCCATCCCCTTCTTTCTAGTCGTTTACACTAATCTGTGTTAGCTGGACATCATTTTCTAGCTTATTTGTCTTCCCGTAGACCCTCTTCTGACAGTTTGTCCTTGCTCCAACTTCACTAcatcttttctttcttggaagATGTTGCAATGTTTAGTTGAGTGTATTGGCTTATTGGATAATTATGTGTATAGTTTTTTTTGCTCCTACTGAGTGGTGAATGCAACTTGTCATCACTGtggattttattttgttaatgttAATCTGTATGAACGTGATGTTGACCTGTATGTAAAATGGCTTGCAGATCTATGAGAAAAACCCCACAAAAATCAAGAACTATGGCATTTGGCTGAGATACCAGAGTCGTACGGGGTATCATAATATGTACAAGGAGTACAGAGATACCACATTGAATGGAGCAGTGGAAGATATGTACACTGAGATGGCATCGCGCCATAGAGTGAGGTTTCCATGCATCCAGATAATCAAGACAGCTACTATCCCAGCTAAGCTGTGCAAGAGGGAAAGCACAAAGCAATTTCATAACTCGAAGATCAAGTTCCCCTTGGTTTTCAAGAAGGTTAGGCCACCAACTAGGAAACTGAAGACAACATACAAGGCTTCCAGGCCTAACTTATTTGTCTAATTCATTGATTTGTCTAACTCAACTCAATGAATCAGGTGCAAGAAGATATAGTTGGGTATTTGTTTTTTGTAGACTGTCATTTGGTTTACCGGataatttgttttgttttgaaatcgAATTTTATAGATTGCTCAGATTTGACATTGGAGTTTGATGaatctcatttttatttattttctaagtTAATGATGAATGCTATTTTTCTTTACTTAACCGTAAGTTATTTGCTGACTTGATGTAGTGTTACCATCTTTTTTTAGTACTTCTGAATCTGTAGTAACCTGAGCTCAGGAAGTTGCTCAAATATAGACATAAACTGTGTCGTTTACCCTTTATATAAGTATGCAAAGGATAATTTGTGAAAAAAGAAGTGGGCGACTATATACCGCACTAAAATTCCGGCTCACCGCCCTGTATTGacctttttgcccttctcattatttcaaacataagttttgaaattccaaatcctctcaacatcttttccattctaaaaaaaaccgaCAAAAAACGAGATGGCACGAAGAGGAGACATCGGCAAAGGATACATGGGTATTACGGTaagtatttccataaaaaaaattatcaaaatcgtgAGTAATCGGGCCGAAATTCGGGATTAAAATCCCAGAATTTCGCCTAGGCGGGCGCCGGAATCCatctccacctacggtggaacgcatgaACTATGCGTTCCACCATAGCTGGAGATGCAACGTGTCGAGCGATCCACTCTAAGGTGGATCGCACGGTGCACGCGCTCCACCGTAAGGCGAAGCGCGCGGCGCATGCGATCCACCTTAGGGTGGATCGCTCGACGTACGCGTTCCACTTAAGGTGGAACGCGTACAACGCATGCGCTCCACCTTATGGTGGGGCGCATGCGCCACCCGTTTGGCCCTTAGGGCAGGTGGTGTAAACCACCCGCCCAGGCCAAAAAGGggcaaattttgaatttttttaaaaaaaaattgcacggACCGGGCGTAGGCAAACCCGAacgtatagaaaaaaaaattatgttaaattgaatataccttataaataaataatattacaggaTAAGGAGGGAGCTGACCCTAGACGCACGTCTTCACGTCCTGTTACTGCATCTGCTCGGCGGGACCGGGAGGAGCAGCAGCGGTTTATGGCGGACGCCCGGAGGGCACATGCTGCACAGGCGGAGCGTGCTGAGGGACGGGATGAGGCGGCTGGTATAGACATGGACGGGGATGCTTCTATGCATCGTCCTAGTGCTGATACTATCCCCATAGATCGTGTCGTTgtgacgaggggtcgagacgaacgattttcttctaccgcagcatcttcttctggtaagagaaattaaaaaatgtgtttatttgtatttgtgttaatcgtgattattgaaaaatatactaaaaaattaatgtctaccgtttgctgtaatttcaggtagcagcaagcgatcgaggagtgtagaggatgactggGTTGTGAAGGACCCCGTCCCCGGGGGTCCATTTGATGGTGCTGTGATCCCGAGCTTTTTGGGACATATTGCATGTGCTATATGGGCCTGTCAGGACAGGGGCGTccttaggtgtcataccagatcagGGTATTGCACGAAGCTGAGATTATGGTACAGTGGTTCTTCCCGGACGATTCAGTCGCGTATCGAGTCATCTGGCTTTTTCCATTTACATGGTATTATGCACAGTCACATAGATGCTGCACTGATCACGGCATTTGTTGAGCGGTGGCAGCCAaacacgtcatcatttcacatgccatttggcgagatgaccattttgatgcatgatgtgtgggagatattgcgcatccccgtagatggtgccatggtgactgctgatgcgactgttgatgagcttaaggagtgcgtgatggatttgtttggggTGACTCGGGTTGAGTTAGATGCCCGTCATTATGCTTCTGGTGGTATACGAGCCGCTTCCGTCATGGAGCGCTGTGGAGGTGATCGGATTCCTGAGACCCAGGCTATAGCTTGGACGTGGCTGATgctcggttccaccttgttcgtagacaagagtggtgaccgcatccgaccttcttgtctgttagaggtgcaggactcggcggctggagccgttggactttcttggggatcagctgcactagcatatctataccgtcatcttggtattgctaccagaggagattgcgggcagatgacgggttgtatgacattgctccaggatcttcctagggcttcgttgtggccatctatatcgatggagaagagcgatgagcggctgagagcatttcgtgcccggcttgatgtgttgacagcagatgaggtatacttgctttataattataaatactattcaattaaaacaaatttgtgtattacttgtatgtgttaatgtaattttatacatctgtaggtcatgtggatgccgtatggcCCTGATGCCATTACTGAGACCCCGAGGACTCTATATTCTGGATGGATACGGTATcgggatgtgatcgagccgtacatGCCGGGGCGATGCCTTCGGCAGCTTGGACATGTGCAGACCATTCCTAGACCGATATTGCAGCCTTCTAAGGCTGTTCGCCCGTGGACCAGTTTGAAGTATCGTGTAGAGGTGCCAGCTGTGATGGTCCGGGGTATTTGGGACTCTTTTCCCCAGTCGTCCGTCCTTATACTGTCTGTATTCACTCCAGCACATACTCCATCAGATTGTGAGGATCAGTACATGCATTGGTACACCCGTCACTCACACCCTCGTCTACTTCCGGAGATTGTTGCACCCGGACCGGCTGTTTATACTCGCTCGAACAGTGagattgtaagttatttttggtTTTCTTGACTGGTCTAGTaatgtgaaatgatatttactgaAATGTGAAATGATATTAACCTTGTTTTTTGTTCCTTACTTTTTTACAGTGGGTTAGTCGATTATCTGGCTGGGGTGAAACTGTGCTGGATCACATGAGTCATCTGGACGAGGATGCTGCGATTGTATATAGGCAGTCGTTAGAGGAGATTATGGAtgcttggcatttggccaagtgagTTATGACTGTATTTTGTAGTATTTTAGTACTATTTTGACAGAATTTGGTGGATTgatattttagtacttttttgTGGTATGTTGTGTTATTATTGCAAATTTAAGAATACATTAGAACGACATAAACTGCATAAACTGTAAAAATACATTAGAACGacataaaatgaaaaaagacattacaacgacataaaccGGAAAAAAAAGACATTAGTCACTATCTTCTTCGTACACCTGaatgtttggtgaagatgtcgctgGTACACCTGACTGTATTGCAAGGTATATCTCTTTCTCCTCTGCAATATTCGTCTCATATTCCACAGGAAAAATGTTCCATGGAGCATTTCCTCTATTTCTTGGCCAAGCTCGTCCTGGCAGGTAATCGTTCTTTGAAGCGCTGATACTCTGTAGTACTCGAACCTCTAATTTATAGCGATCCCAATTTTTCACGATCGAGTAAGGATAAGTTCGATGAACCTCATGAGAAATTTCAGACTCTGTCCATCTTaaaaagatgatggagttgaaaATTTTTTTAGGGATGATTCCCCTCTGATTATCACGCAATAGTCTGGCGAACATAGCTTTCCAGTCATCAATAGGCATAAACCACTTCAGAAATGTTTGAATATGACTAGGAATATTTCCTTCATTCAAATTGTTCAACCATTCCTCTAGAGCAAATTCAAAAGACATGTAATACATATAACATAAGAACCACAACATGTGTAGTGAGTATATTGGAAACTCACCAGCAGACGGAAGCTTGAAGCAAAACATAAATGGAAATTCAGGATGGAACATTGTTGGACTCACAAATGTCTCTCCATATACACGGATTGCGTAGTATTGATAATCAAGCATCTTCGTCGTGCAATCAGACTTATTCAAAGTTGAAACTATGCTTTTCTCGGGAGGAAAATTAGGGAACTCGTTGGTAAAATCAGATGAAGCCATTTATGTTTGAGAGTTTTCGTTGATCGTAATGTAAAGAGTAAATGTGGATAACTGAAGTAGCAACattgtttaattttatagatggagaatatagccgttggaatatagacgttggaatatagccgttggaatatagacgttggaatgtggataactgaagtagcaaaattcatcaatattcacctgtaacattacagaaccacacaaaattcatcacaattcacctgtaacattacagaaccacacaaaattcatcaatattcacctgtaacattacagaaccacacaaaattcatctgtaacattacagaatatCAACCACTAATATCCCCTAAGTTGGGCCAAACTGGTCCACTGTGTCACCCTATCCTGatagaaccacacataattgatcagaattcacctgtaacattacagaaccacacataattgatcagaattcacctgtaaaattacagaaccacacataattcatcacaattcacctgtaacattacagaaccacacataattcatcagaattcacctgtaacattacagaatatCAACCACTAATATCCCCTAAGTTGGGCCAATCTGGTCCACTGTGTCACCCTATCCTGATAGAAGCGCTCCCATCCTACAACGCTTTGGCCTCGGTGCACAAACCACCAGTGTACTATAGGGGGCACCGGAAAGTTAGGCGATAAATTTAAACGTATGTAGTGCTGGCAGTGATTCCCTAAATGAGCTATACAAATCTCACGTGATGGTCTTGTAGCAGTCGATGCGGCATACAATGGTAAGATAGTACCACACAACGCTAATGTGTCCCCACCTGAGAAGCCAAATAACATGATAGCAGAATTGTACATGGTAGCAACCGGCCACAAGTCATCCCAAACGATCATCCAATAATCCGGCATACAACCTGCACCGTCCCAACTTACTCTACGAAGAGCTGCATCAACAGTATCAACAAACACTCTTTGATACAAACaacggttagcaattacttcatttcGAATGTGATGCCTAACTGTCTGCCATGCTTCTTCGTCACCAAAAATGTAAGTTGCTACCGTACGGAaaccacaatttccatcacctaCAACGTCGTAGTATGATTCGACGTATGATTTAATTATGCCAACTAATTTATCGGAATGTACGAATTCAGAACCATGATACGTTTTTCCATCTGCATTCATGTATATTAGTGTAAAACAACTCTATATTGCaaaacagttataaaaaaagTTAGGTTTATCAGATATAATTTACCTGATGAGGCAGCATTATGTACCGAGGATGACGAGCTAATTCTGCCACTTCTACCACGACTCCTAGATGAACTAGTAGAACGAGCCCGTCCACGATGAGTTTCATTATATTCCCAAGAACTCGGCATACGTTTTGTGGATTTGCTCACCTTAGGTCGCCCCCGCACGTTAATTTTGACATCGGGTTCGGTGTACTGagcttgatcagggtgtagttgatcatggataaacattgaaatattacGCATTACGGATGGGTCGGCTTTAGAGACTTGGTCCACTAAGGACTTAAAATATCGCTGCTCCTCGTTCAGATCATTACGCCCGTTATTTTCATCAGTGTGaccatgattgattaaaagtgttctccaaaacacgtgaacactctcagaactgatcatttgttccagatcacaagctcgtttcagttcacatgcacatggtatcttatgcgatgttctcaatacacaaccgcaacgcacgtacacttcatggctcaacccTCTCATACGCTCTAACTATTGATTCAACAACTGCAGACAATAATGAGAGACTTTGAATACAAGTTGGCTTAATGGGCGTCCGGTGAAAGTGACTGCTTGACGAAGCCGCGACTGTtcaagcatgtacctgatacgaagacaaaattattattagttagtgaaatgatacaaccctaaatgcaaattccaaaatcgcagtagaagaaattgcaaataccttatattggttgcttgtgattcaatctgcttgtgaaccttctgccataccgtgtcaaggcacccagttgccgtattgagtcattgctttagactagcatgttcgctctccactcgacaagtagttgtgttaccaaaatgtaggaactcctttgtccaagcaacaacaaacttctccttatacaccaaccacgtctcctcaacatacgagataactcctttgaacctgctcatcttttccttcatcatcataagattggtctcgtactcctcaatggttaatgattctaatattgttctccatttgccattcttgaatttagaggcaagacctttatctccaatgattctatacacacgatcttccacatccttattaatatgccaagtgcatagcaagtgcgcTGCTTGTGGAAAAATTTCTTGTATCGGCTTTAATAACCCAAGCTCCCTGTCACTAACAACAACGGTCGGGTTAAGATCATccccaagcaaaatcttcagcctttgcaaaatccaacgatagctcccttcggtctcgtctttaacaatagcatacgctatcttgaagttattattgcatggcgtcatcccaacaatctcaacaaacagcattttgtacttgtttgttttgtacgttgaatcaatgccgatgtaccagtggtaagtcctgaacatatcaactgactctggatgtgccatgaacacatgcgttatcacacctgaatcagcctgtgtgtaattgacatatttgttctccacagcaatatggtagaattgactagccaggtctctaccttcaaacgcgtccctcctcattttttccctgtaattatatatgtgtttaattactgagttgtcctctgggtgtttttctttaactgctgctaaaatagcacaaggctttgcttgagctgaagACATATCATgcacaatttgtttagatgcgatactg comes from Euphorbia lathyris chromosome 8, ddEupLath1.1, whole genome shotgun sequence and encodes:
- the LOC136203238 gene encoding large ribosomal subunit protein eL20y, with the translated sequence MGVFRFHQYQVVGRGLPTEADEHPKIYRMKLWATNEVRAKSKFWYFLRKLKKVKKSNGQVLAINEIYEKNPTKIKNYGIWLRYQSRTGYHNMYKEYRDTTLNGAVEDMYTEMASRHRVRFPCIQIIKTATIPAKLCKRESTKQFHNSKIKFPLVFKKVRPPTRKLKTTYKASRPNLFV
- the LOC136203237 gene encoding protein MAINTENANCE OF MERISTEMS-like isoform X2; this translates as MARRGDIGKGYMGITDKEGADPRRTSSRPVTASARRDREEQQRFMADARRAHAAQAERAEGRDEAAGIDMDGDASMHRPSADTIPIDRVVVTRGRDERFSSTAASSSGSSKRSRSVEDDWVVKDPVPGGPFDGAVIPSFLGHIACAIWACQDRGVLRCHTRSGYCTKLRLWYSGSSRTIQSRIESSGFFHLHGIMHSHIDAALITAFVERWQPNTSSFHMPFGEMTILMHDVWEILRIPVDGAMVTADATVDELKECVMDLFGVTRVELDARHYASGGIRAASVMERCGGDRIPETQAIAWTWLMLGSTLFVDKSGDRIRPSCLLEVQDSAAGAVGLSWGSAALAYLYRHLGIATRGDCGQMTGCMTLLQDLPRASLWPSISMEKSDERLRAFRARLDVLTADEVMWMPYGPDAITETPRTLYSGWIRYRDVIEPYMPGRCLRQLGHVQTIPRPILQPSKAVRPWTSLKYRVEVPAVMVRGIWDSFPQSSVLILSVFTPAHTPSDCEDQYMHWYTRHSHPRLLPEIVAPGPAVYTRSNSEIVSYFCVKQLYIAKQL
- the LOC136203237 gene encoding protein MAINTENANCE OF MERISTEMS-like isoform X1 codes for the protein MARRGDIGKGYMGITDKEGADPRRTSSRPVTASARRDREEQQRFMADARRAHAAQAERAEGRDEAAGIDMDGDASMHRPSADTIPIDRVVVTRGRDERFSSTAASSSGSSKRSRSVEDDWVVKDPVPGGPFDGAVIPSFLGHIACAIWACQDRGVLRCHTRSGYCTKLRLWYSGSSRTIQSRIESSGFFHLHGIMHSHIDAALITAFVERWQPNTSSFHMPFGEMTILMHDVWEILRIPVDGAMVTADATVDELKECVMDLFGVTRVELDARHYASGGIRAASVMERCGGDRIPETQAIAWTWLMLGSTLFVDKSGDRIRPSCLLEVQDSAAGAVGLSWGSAALAYLYRHLGIATRGDCGQMTGCMTLLQDLPRASLWPSISMEKSDERLRAFRARLDVLTADEVMWMPYGPDAITETPRTLYSGWIRYRDVIEPYMPGRCLRQLGHVQTIPRPILQPSKAVRPWTSLKYRVEVPAVMVRGIWDSFPQSSVLILSVFTPAHTPSDCEDQYMHWYTRHSHPRLLPEIVAPGPAVYTRSNSEIWVSRLSGWGETVLDHMSHLDEDAAIVYRQSLEEIMDAWHLAK